The Oncorhynchus clarkii lewisi isolate Uvic-CL-2024 chromosome 29, UVic_Ocla_1.0, whole genome shotgun sequence genome contains a region encoding:
- the LOC139388643 gene encoding LOW QUALITY PROTEIN: cytochrome c oxidase subunit 8A, mitochondrial (The sequence of the model RefSeq protein was modified relative to this genomic sequence to represent the inferred CDS: deleted 1 base in 1 codon), with translation LLYSTVVSGLLRTISTRTALALRGPMITQRASVFTRPAKDPLGPSETIIGLGLFALAILGPSGWILTNIEDYKKKD, from the exons TTGCTCTACTCCACAGTTGTGTCTGGTCTCCTCAGAACTATTTCAACCCGCACTGCTCTGGCACTGCGGGGACCCATGATCACCCAGAGGGCCAGTGTCTTCACCAGACCGGCTAAAGACCCTCTCGGCCCTTCC GAGACCATCATCGGACTGGGACTGTTCGCACTGGCTATCCTGGGACCTTCC GGTTGGATTCTCACCAACATTGAAGACTACAAGAAGAAAGATTAA
- the LOC139388791 gene encoding ependymin, producing MQANLLFSISLCLAVGSLAERPHPCKSPPLVEGSMALTILKEKTFGVEKFSYDAFEERVHIRLLLDQDNHTTYRDTLLLYKEGIAYQIFRHNQTCEKVHFKDPWKPMEIPRDAKFQSQVIIGSLSAPAEGLLVNNWSGTMAEPHDDYLLTFTEFGCLPVHAWWYNIEDQTLLSLSFFDMVLGVEDPEVFNPPSFCDKAQPGNDAALTSFFDALI from the exons ATGCAAGCCAACCTTCTGTTTTCCATCAGCCTGTGTCTGGCTGTTGGGAGCTTGGCAGAACGACCTCATCCATGCA AATCACCACCTTTGGTCGAGGGCAGTATGGCACTG ACGATCCTCAAGGAGAAAACTTTTGGTGTTGAGAAATTCTCCTATGATGCTTTTGAAGAGAGGGTGCACATCCGACTTCTTCTGGACCAGGACAACCACACCACCTACAGAGACACCCTTCTTCTTTATAAAGAG GGTATAGCTTACCAAATCTTCCGCCATAATCAAACCTGTGAGAAGGTCCACTTTAAGGATCCCTGGAAGCCAATGGAGATCCCCAGGGATGCCAAGTTCCAATCACAGGTGATCATTGGGAGCCTTTCCGCTCCTGCAGAAGGGCTGCTGGTCAACAACTGGTCAGGAACAATGGCAGAGCCTCACG ATGATTACCTCCTCACTTTCACTGAGTTTGGTTGCCTGCCCGTTCATGCCTGGTGGTACAACATtgaggatcaaacccttctaag TCTGAGTTTCTTTGACATGGTGCTCGGAGTTGAGGACCCTGAAGTTTTCAACCCTCCTTCTTTCTGTGACAAAGCACAGCCGGGCAACGATGCAGCACTGACAAGTTTCTTTGATGCCCTAATTTGA